One window of Catonella massiliensis genomic DNA carries:
- a CDS encoding GNAT family N-acetyltransferase, producing MIEIREITENKKQYLSLLLLADEQEDMVDRYIADGTMYILDDNGVKGECVVLPIGGNTLEIKNIAIHPDYHRKGYGKALIDFIIEKYKGKYSVLQVGTGESQATIPFYEKCGFIRSHTIKNFFIDNYDHPIYEEGILLVDMVYLKMDL from the coding sequence AGAGAAATTACAGAAAACAAGAAACAGTATTTATCACTTTTATTGCTGGCAGATGAGCAAGAAGATATGGTCGACAGGTATATAGCGGATGGCACAATGTACATTTTAGATGACAATGGAGTTAAGGGCGAATGTGTAGTTCTACCTATAGGCGGCAATACTCTTGAGATTAAAAATATTGCCATTCATCCGGATTATCATAGAAAAGGATATGGAAAAGCTTTGATTGATTTTATCATAGAAAAATACAAAGGGAAATATTCTGTATTACAAGTGGGAACGGGAGAAAGTCAGGCTACTATTCCTTTTTATGAAAAATGTGGTTTCATTCGTTCTCATACCATCAAGAATTTTTTTATAGATAATTATGACCATCCGATTTACGAAGAAGGTATCCTGTTAGTGGATATGGTTTATCTTAAAATGGATTTGTAA